The genomic DNA attatatatcaaaataaaattacaccTCTTTGTAATGACCATTGGCCATGAATAAGATTTTAACcacacaaagaaaaaaatacgcCATCTCCATAATGAACAGAATTACTAATTAATTTGCAAAATTTGAtcttacttttatatatatagtttaagtAACGAGGAATCCTATTCATTTTAGGATCGAACTAATCACACCGAATAAGATAAACCTTATGTCTAGTGAtcaatcttttatatttttgttgatcaTTAAGTATGGCACTGGTAAAGGTGAAGAGGAACATAAAGTGACAGGATGGATGATTTGTATAGGCAATGTAGGCTGTAAAACTACGAATGCAGAGggaaaatttattgtttatggTGCACACATAATAGTCGTCTACTGATTTCGATGAGAGGAAAATGACTTTTAACAAAAGTGATGCAACAGAAATTAAAACTTGTTTCTGGTAATGCGAAGGAAGAAAAAGAGCAATGCCCATAAAAACTAGCACATGTGagcttaattttgtttgaaaatatatatatgggtgTTTAGGAGTGGATATGTACGGCCGAATCCAAACACCTCTTAGTttaagtttagttcaaataaaaaatgatctGATTCGAgtttaataagttaaaattaaggatAGTTCGAGTTcagcttgaataaaaaatgattttgtttggtTCGATTTGATTTCAACTGAAATTTATTATTCGAATTTATGATTTAGATTTATAACTCGAGTTTATGACTtattgataaaacgatattattttatttaaataataatcaaaaccataaattcaaatcgaatcgagctatgaattcaaaccaaatcgaatcacaaattttaattactgATTTGAACCATAAATCTAAGTTGAACACGAGCATAACCGTGTTGAACACCTCTTAGCTCGATTTtgacttagtttaaaaaacaagttaaatcatttgatttgaatttggataAAATGAATATGAACCGAGTTGCGCTGAGTTTCAAAAGTGAGTCGGCTCGGATTAGATATAGCCCTATGAGTCTCTATCTATATCTCTCTACCTCGAGGTCGAGGTCGAGCCATGTAATGAAAAAGAGGAAAGGCTGGCTGAAAGTGTAATCCTCCTAGGTGACCCTACAGAAATCTTTGTAGACTGAAGATATGTAAGTTTTTCTCTATCGTGGCTGGCAATACCCAGAAAgctttataaacaaattatgcatacaaaaaTGGATAAAGTTTAATTCTGATTTCTTTCTGTAAAGGCATATGAAATTGTACAAAAGAGTGGAGAGAGAGAGGTATTGAGAGTTCATCAGAGAATCCAGACTGCATGAATAATCTGAAAAagatatgattatataataattaaacacacaaaataaagtagagaagagaagagaataATATTTCATCTTCATGCAACTTAACATAGCTGTTGATTTTTCATATCTTTGCACACTGAATAATATTCATGCTGCTGCAGCTGCTCACTTGCTCTTACtctcctttcttctcttctGACAGACTTCTTCATTTTTCAAGCCTTTTGCTAAAATCTAAGGCATCCATCATCCTTTTGAGAACTTTGATTCTTGTAATCTTTTTGAGCAAATTATGTTATTGACATTAGTCAATTGCACCTTAAAAGATAGTTTCAGTGGTTATAAaagttttcatatataaaatagtatgAGTTCAAATCTCCTCATgtgatatttcaaaatcaaatttttgatttacTTTCAGTATGGGTTCGATCGTCACTAGACTAGATTTTTACCTCTAAGTTGTGAGggttttaagtttgaattgtggatatatatatatatatatgtgtgtgtgtgtgtgtgtgtgtgtgtgtgtgtacagaCCTATATTTAGATCCTCACAAGAGGCAACCAAACGTGGAGATCATACTTGACTGGTCCTTATAACGTATGAGGTACTAAGGGattcttttaactttgatagCACCTTATGCACATATGGTATTAGAGCTTTTAAGGTTCGAGTCCTATTGAGAACGGTAGTGGGCATATATGCAAAGTAAGACCAATGTTTAATTTCTATGTGGAGATGTTACTTATGTGGTTCTAGAAACATATAGGGAGTGTTTGatttaggtaatgttttattatcaaaatataaagattaccttaaaaatatagtacttagaagattacttggtataaatgattactacgtttgataaaatttgataagtataaataattattgtgtttggttaaaagtaataaaagaatactagtaaattattttacttaaatgtccttgaatataattattttttatagtatttgtcatattaattaaaataaatttatttttatctaaaaaaaataataaataataatataattataataaaattaagattattttggtactcttttaatatctaagataaaattggtaatcaaattattacctatattatctatcatgttaacattgataataaaatattatcataattttttattattaataaattaaataaaataataaaaaataaattattaaaataatctttaaatatttgaaCTAAACCACTCGtatggtaataaaaaattcttctaGTAATTAGTTTAAGTTTTTAGCAAAGATGATACACTGTAACCATGTGTGCACTGCAAGCACCGCCCATAAGTGGCTCAGCTTTGAAAAATCCTAGACGCATTTATTGTGTGTTGGCAACTGGGATGAAACACCAATTTGGAAGAAGAAGCTGTAAAACTACAGCCTGGTTTCCACTACACTTTCTACCGCTAAACCTTACTTAACCAAATGATATATACATTGTATATACGTATacatgtgtttatatatagagGGTACTAGCAGGAGTTAAAATGGGCAAATTACAGTGGGGCTTTTGAATCTTTACTAGCTGGCATGGTTATTTTTGAATCTGTGGTAAAAATTTTGCAGAAGTCATCATCAAGATAAGGTTCTTCAGCTCAAACTTGTACCGGTGAAACTCTTCCTTGAAAACTGACCAGCCCTTGCAGGCCTGTCAACAGACCGACGTCACATCTGTATTGCACCCATTTAATATGCTTATCACTTTCATTTGTACTGTGTGTAACAAGATCTACCATTAGACAGTTCAAACTAAGTTGgaattaatattatgaattgtTTTCAAAAGAGCATTTACTGACTTAGGTGAAGAGAGTTATAGACGGAAGGTAGCCTATAAATAATTTCAACAGTTAACGAGTAAATACCAGCATATAcccacaaaaataaaataaaaagaaagaagatgaattgGGATACATATTTGTTTGCATTTGCACCCGCGTGTAATGGGTTTTTACGGATGGATCGGGTATGTCTATGAATATTTTCAAATCACTCgggatttattttttattttatttttttaacattaaatatacccaatttaaattttctcttcacttggtataaacaaattcaaagaatttatatactaaatactttattatagttatttatttaatgtttaatgttaaaaattttcaattctatagaaattttttttataatttgacgtaggtttttgttttttaattaaatatttatcttttttataaaatattaaaaattataaaataaatatattaaaataattaaaaaatataaaaaaattaatattatccattGATCCCCGGATCAACCTATAATCatatacaaatcgatatatttACCATTTATATCCGTTTTATccgtatttatttttatccgGGTCATAAGATATCCATCTGCCTGTTTGCTGGATCTAGAATCGGAAGCAAGAAATGTACGTGACAGTGGCTGACCCGAGAgaagaatgaagagaaagagagagacgGATCAGTTTCGCCTGTTGTCGATTGTATATACAGTACACAATTTTATCTTTCTCCTTCTCCCTCCTTCCAATGAGTTGTCCCTGTTGTACTGTCTGCTTGTTCACCATTCCCATATCTTCTTTCTTGAATTACACGCTATCTCCTAATTTAATTACAGTTTAACAGgttaattatgatttatgagTGATAAGATTAGCCATTTTTGAAAACGGTAGCCAGCTATACTGTTAAGTCGAGCATCAACAAATttagaaaagtaaaaaaggacaaaaatttaCCGAAGACGAAAGGTCATGACGCGGCACAGCCATTGTTGTATTTCCTTTCTGGCGCCCTATGAAACTAGCCACTGTGCTGTCATTTCATATTCCACTGTGTCGAATTATTCAAAGTCCTCTTCTGTTCCTCCTCTCTCTTTGATCTTTCCAAAACCGGCAGAACATTCCGCGCTTCTTTTATTTATGGACTTGCTTTGCCTCTGTCTGCAACTTCATTCATCCTACCTTCTACAATTTTATCCCCAACATTTCATCTCTCAGCAATTTCGGCTGTGTGCGATCGAATTTAATACCGTCCCAGagcttttttaaattaaattaaaaaattttaaatcaaatcaaattaaattattttaaattttataccaaatcaaaaaatatataattgaatctaacttagattataatttaaatatattaaaataattaaattttaaatatttaatatttaataaaattaattgaattataattttttttaaatataatataatataatataaatatataaaatatatatgaaatatatattatgtacatataaaaaatgataaaataaatattaaaaataagttatatacttaattatctattaaaaaattattttaaatatagttgtatatatgtatttttaaaaaatatgatttatagtttaatttaatttaaaaatcatttaaatcataattcaaactaaaaattatttttaaaaaatttattaatttaaattaatttattttataaattaaattatactttatttttcgaatttaaacaaattatgtaCGTCCTTGTCTTCAGTCCCAACATTAAACATGAGAATATGCCGTGCTTTCACACTGTTAATATGTTGACCATTTCTGAATTTTTGTTCTTGTAATCGCTCCACGTGTCAACTGTAAGAAGAGATGATACCGGCCTGTCATCCTATCATTACACAGTTTGTTAGGCTACTAACCTtatgaaatttgatttgatgtGTGTGAAACTGCAGCGGCGGAGGGAGGGTGGCCATGGGGTCAGCTGCCACCctgactttgaattttttatattataatatatataatattaataaaacttttaaactaataaaacaaTTCAAGTATTTTGAATACATTaagaaaatatgtaaataatttattcttgcataaccaaataatttttaattaaaaataaaataatattaaattatataattatatataaattaaaagattattctcatttaaaatttaatatagtcttaaatttttatttgaaagtgATACGAATAAATACTCTTTAAATCAGTGCTAAACTCCAATTGCAAAATTTATTTCGATAAATTGCTTAGCTTCTCATTAATCTGTTTCCATTGGCTCATCTGGTAAAGGTAATCCTCTTATCCTCCAACTCGATACTAATgcaattatcataaaattttaaaaactcaaatattcacctatatataattaaaattaataagattcgttaaaaacattatttaactaataatattaaaaaataaaattttatcttattttttcttttattcactaattaatgattaaaattaataaaatttgttaaaaatatcatttaatcaataatattaaaaaaataaaattttatttcgtttcttctcttagtttaaaaaattaacaaattttttcactcaaaagtttaaaaagtcaTAGTTTCCTTTTGCTAGGGTTTATTATTCTTTCTCCATTTTGTTGACCATCATCTTTATTGTCGATCGATAGCTGATACTCAATTTCTGTCCCTTTTGATGATGTATCTCTCTCCGAAGCTCTCTCTTAATGGACGAATTCTTTGTCTAAATagcaaaaaattcatcaaattcaaacGAAACCTTCGTATGaattatactttatttgtgtacctaatttatatttttaaaatttattcccATAACATTTTCCTTCtaaattatattcatttgaTTATGTAATCGAAAATAAAGTTGGGATTTCAGGTATAATGATTTGATTAAGAGTCGCACGTTTTCTcctcaaaattcaaaaacatgaAAACGGACAAGCTTCGTCTGATACGGTCAACGCTTTTTTACCCATTTTGGTGGGCCACACGCCAATTCTAATCATACTTTTGGCGCGTTTCATACACGCTCTTTCCATCACCTCAAGTACCACTATTTAGTGATTAATTTttggattaaatattattttaacaattcatattttatattttataatataatcaataatcaaataatttaattattatttattaaaatttaaaaaatatatacttattttcaattaattgtatttaaatatatttaaaaaacaataatgtaatattttttattacatttaataaatacaataattatttatttaaaaattataaattagaagGTGTAAAACACACTGTCGGAAAGTGcgagtaaaaatatatatagagataaAAACAGTAGAGTAAGGAGAGGCTTTTGTAAGAGATTTACCATCAGCGTGTAACATTtttgctttcctttttctttttctttctttatctaAAAACCCTGCGCACGCTGCTCTTTAATAAACtttcagtatttttttatttacttaaattttattttaatttttatcaaaaatttttttgccTCCCTTATTTACTCTCATCGCCGTATATGATAGtcgaatcatatattataaaaatctaaacttttgtaatttgtatttatcatataatatatattttataaaataatgtaataaaatatttagaatttattttttcttgacgGCCAAAAACTAAAAGTATtcaaaaatatctaataattgaatcaaatcaatttttaaatagaaagccgaaccaaaaaaaattatttgaaaaatttgttCAAATATCGATTCAAGAATATAGAAAATTGGTTTTTCGATTTAGTTATTGGTTtgccaattttttaaaaccagctaatcaaactaaactaaatcggtttttaaaaaattaaataaggaaTTACTAAAATATTGAGTATTCTttcaaaagaattaaaaaattaaataaaataatcatttgaaattaggtttaaaactaattaaccaaaaaatcagtttaattaattagtaattttagtttgattcaaaattaattaatttggttttagtttataatttttccaaaccaaaaatttaatttaatttaaaaaattatcaaattgttcaaaaaaattaatatgtattatatataattagtaaaaggaaaagaaaagcaaagcaaagaaatgttaaaagtgaaaaaaaaaaaaaaactacaaggGAATAAAAAGGACAGGCGTGAAAGTTTCCACAGATAAAAACCCTCTTAGTTCCTCGCAACATTTCTCCTGCTGTCACAGTAGAGcctataaagagagagagaaagagagtagTAGCAAGTGACAAATAGCAAATGACAAGATTTGggatttgaaaatataatgagcGAAGGcttcaatcttcttcttcttatttgagGAAGATGGCTTTGCTTGAAGAAGAGACTCAACAGCTACAAACACATTCCAATATGCTTGATGGTCTTTTGTGTGACGAGGAGGGTAGTTGTTTTGAGGATGAGAGTGTTACTGAGTTTGAAAATGCAAAATGTGGAGAAAAGGACTCAGCTTTATCAACTGTTGTTGTTGAACATGACTTGTTTTGGGACGATGCTGAGTTATCAGCTTTGATTTCGAAAGAAAATGGGACTCGTGTTCATGCTAGTGACTTAATCTATGATGGGCTTTTAGTGTTTGTTCGTGAAGAGGCTATAGAGTGGATATTCAAGGTTAAGGCTATCTTTGGCTTCAATGCTTTGACTGCTGTTCTTGCTATCAATTACTTTGATAGGTTCATTTCAAGCTTTAAGTTTCAAAGAGACACTCCATGGATGGGTCAACTTACTGCTGTCACTTGTTTGTCACTTGCTGCCAAAGTTGAGGAGACCCAAGTCCCACTTCTTTTGGACTTGCAAGTATGTATTTCTGTTGATTTTGGATCTGGGTGTTTGTTGAAATGCCACttctttactcttttttttttttttttggtgttattttacttttcactAATTTAATGCGGGTTCTGTGTTGCGTTTATTTGTGTGCTTATTGATGTCATTTAGCCAtaaagttttggtttttcatTTGTGCTGTGTTTATTGAACTTGTTATATCATAAATGTAAGGCTTTGTGTTATGTTTAGGTGGAGGAATCAGAGTATGTTTTTGAATCTAAGACTATTCAGAAAATGGAGATTCTGGTGCTTTCCACGCTTAATTGGAGGATGAATCCGGTGACAccaatttctttctttgatcATATCGTAAGAAGGCTTGGTTTGAAGACTCACCTGCATTGGGAGTTCATGCGTAGGTGTGAGAACTTGCTTCTCTCTGTCATCGTAGGTAAGAAATCTTTATCTATTatttcaagtttgtttttcCTGTTACAAACTTGGAATAGGAAATCGACTGTTAATTCACTCCTCACATGTGGGTTTCTGAATGTTGACATGTAAGATTTTATTTGATTCCAGACTCAAGGTTTATAGCTTATCCTCCTTCTGTATTGGCTTCTGCAACAATGCTGCAAGTTATTAAGGAGGTTGAGCCTCTTAATCATGTGGAATACCAAACTCAGCTTATGAGTGTGCTCAAAATCAGTGAGGTTTGAAATTTAGTTACAACTTACAGGGGTTATTCTGTCTTTCCTTATAATCTCTGCACTTGTTGattgatcaaaatttgatttcctAATATTTGCATTCCCTTTGAACAGGATAAAGTCAAGGAGTGTTACATGCTTATCCTGGAAGTAGCAAGCAGCCATAGAAGGCGCCACAAACGCAGGAGTCCATCTCAATCTGCACCTGGAAGCCCAAACGCTGTTATTGATGCATCTTTCAGTTCTGACGACTCAAATGATTCATGGACTTCATCATCATCAGTCTCATCTACGCCTGTGCCTCGATTCAAAAGGATCAGAGCCAATGTTCAACAGACGCCAGTACCTTCACAAAGTACGTTTGTGGATGTGCTTAGCAGCCTGCATTAATCTATCTTTCCTAGCATCTACCACAGAACATGTTATTATACTATCCCTCTTTTAGTATATCTTTGAGGTGCAAATAACTTTGTATGTCATGCTTTATTTATCATTTCCTTTCTCGCCAAAACTTTGGTGTGGAATCAAGGAAAGACAAGCTACAATTCACTCTCTGCCTTGTTGAATTTAGTTGGGAAATGGCATGGTTTGAGAATGAATGAGCAGATTGGCGGTTTATATCCTCATTGCATACAGTTAGTCTGATTGGCAtctctttataattttacaatcaTGTTGATAAACATCAGCATGTGCCTCATCAACACCATCATTACCATTATCTGCCCATCAATCTCATTAATTTAGGTGTGAGCTCCCTGTAGGGGGTAAAGTCTTTGCTGTTTTTCTTCAATGATAAAATTGATCAATTGAGAGTTTTCCTTGGAAGTGTAGATGACTGGTGAATGCCTTGGTTGTAGACTGAAATATGAATATTACTGTGAGCAATAGGCATGAATCTTTAGTCTCAATCCCTTAAGTAGAACATCAGAAACATTGGTGAGGTCCCTGCCATGTAACAATAGGGTAAAGTTCTGAAGGAATTATGACAATAGCCAAATTTATCGTGCACACAGTTTTTTCGTCATCAATATATCTCTCTTTAACTACTCAAGGGTTTCCGGTGTTCTGTTAAGTTAGCAGATTTCCTTTATACTTGTTCATACTCTGCTATGTGTATTAGCTGATCTTGTGGAATTATGGATATCTTTCACTAAGCCAAGTATATAGCTAGTTCGATTGAATTCGATGTACACTTTTTGTGGTTCAACATCTATACTTCCCATTTTTCTTATAACATGATATGTTGTTTCCGTCAACACAACGGCAGTCTTCTGGCTTCCCGTCTGGTGCGGCCCTGTAGTTTTTTTCACTGTTGTGGCTTCTTGGGACTTGGGAGTGTTCTGTCAAAACATTTTCACTGCTTTCTCATTATTTTGTTGGGTTACAACTTGGCAAATTGCAAAATATTTAGTCATTTAAGATCAAGCGATTGTTGCAGGCAAAAGATTATGCTAATACTGGATTAGTTTTAGTAATTTCATTGTACATGCATTCCATACATTTTTTTGCACAAAAATTCCAGAATTCTAATACATGCTTGTCCTTGCTTCTCACCTTATATAAGTTGGGTTAAATTGACTGGTTAAATGCTTCGGTCGCCTATTCTAGTCCTCATCTCCTGTTGCCAATTCTAATCCTCATCTCATGTTGGCATACAATGCTAGAAATAACttttagtaataattttttatgcttcCTCAAGCAAACTATATGGAAGAAGGTTTGGGTTTGAGTTTTTGTtacatttgtaaaattttgacttatttgGTACAATGGTTGTAGGTAATCAATATAGATGGGATTCTTGATTACctataaaaagtatatatacaaactACACTGAAGTATCTATTGCAAAATATGCTGTGTGTTCTGTAATTCACCCGCAAACAGTTGGGCTAAATACGTGTTTTACCTGATTGACTTGGAACAGATAGATGGGTTTTCTATTCTTTGAATTATTCAGAATCCCATCACATAAATTTGCTTTGTAGGGATGTCCTGTTACTCCTGTATTAAAAAGTTACACaggaaaaatattcatttcaaCAGAAGTCAAAAAGGAAAGAGTTCTGTTGATAAATTTTGGCAGTTAATAATTCCGAGAGAGATCAATACGTGGAGATTTGTACTAGAAAGGCAATAATGACTATGAGTCTGACCATGCCAGAACTTGGTAATTTTTATGGTACTGTTTCTGCTTTTGTAGGTaagtatggtttgacattaatCTCATGATGCTTTTGTTTTAATCATCAGCTAAGGCTGTGGGGACTATCCTTCATAATAGCCCtggaatcatataataaatacttGCTATTGAATGTTGTTTTCTAGTACTGATTTAATAGTAATCTGGGTTTTCCATTTGGTTAAATGAACAGATTCTCTTTAAATGAGCTGCAAagtatttattcaaatttgggAAATGTTCTGTTTTTACCAAACTTTTTCCTGGTGCACAGTGTAAAATTTAATGTACATGAACAACCATAAACATTCAATCCTAGTTCACATGATacatatgttataaaatattgaattaaaattttttaggatTATAAGAATACATAGGACGTTATCATGCAATCtaaatgtataaaattttcaaaattctctgTATTGAAGTAACAAGTTTTTCGTTCTTAAAATCTCTTCTGAATGGCAACtttaaataagtaaaactaTATTGTATAGGTATTAGAGAGGAACGTAACCCATATATAATTGGTAAATAAACCTCTTCAAACATCTAATAAACCTAAACTCAACACTAATGTTGTCTATTCATTTCATAACTTATAAGTGtattgaatttatctttattgataatttaagttcatttgttaaatataattaaattatttaattattcgattttatttaaattaaaatcatataattaatgtttgCTCAGGGGGAAATTTTCTAACATGTCATGCAAAGTCAAGCCATGTACCACATTACCATAATGGCCATAGTATTTAATAATCACCATACCCCCTTTCTGCACTTCCCCATGTGCAATTATGAGTCTTTTAACTGGGGATTTAGGATTTCAGATAGCATGTTAAATTTAAATCCAACTTCATCTGAATATTTGCAGTATTACTTTCTGAAAGTATGAAAATTTTCTCTAATGGGATTTGGGAAAATATAAGTCCGTAAAACC from Mangifera indica cultivar Alphonso chromosome 16, CATAS_Mindica_2.1, whole genome shotgun sequence includes the following:
- the LOC123199491 gene encoding cyclin-D3-3-like, whose product is MALLEEETQQLQTHSNMLDGLLCDEEGSCFEDESVTEFENAKCGEKDSALSTVVVEHDLFWDDAELSALISKENGTRVHASDLIYDGLLVFVREEAIEWIFKVKAIFGFNALTAVLAINYFDRFISSFKFQRDTPWMGQLTAVTCLSLAAKVEETQVPLLLDLQVEESEYVFESKTIQKMEILVLSTLNWRMNPVTPISFFDHIVRRLGLKTHLHWEFMRRCENLLLSVIVDSRFIAYPPSVLASATMLQVIKEVEPLNHVEYQTQLMSVLKISEDKVKECYMLILEVASSHRRRHKRRSPSQSAPGSPNAVIDASFSSDDSNDSWTSSSSVSSTPVPRFKRIRANVQQTPVPSQSTFVDVLSSLH